The Sorangiineae bacterium MSr11367 genome window below encodes:
- a CDS encoding protein kinase: MSSRSSTSQRAFARIGTVVHQCRIDRLIGIGGTAVVYAATRDDGQRVAIKFLLERFHDDAHMVRLFSQEANVANQVPHRAAVPVLDCSVDESGCAFLIMPLLEGETVRSRWEYGGHRMPLADVGVIVSDTLDVLESAHAIGIVHRDIKPDNLFIVADGEVRVLDFGIARRTGRDGSATLTGHTIGSPAFMSPEQALGDRHAVGPASDIWSAGATMFTLLSGQFVHESESGAGQLAAAATRQARSLGDVASDLAPSIVRFVDKALSSDPKDRWPSARAMRAALHASLEGAVNEPMEAITARVRAKFAMDLAQRTEPIHAKQPRQELKSRSKSPPRPWMRFVHPDIEVKAYLPKFFGAMTATANRILADHGLGEFADTGWFIPDTRPWWPMEPYILVIHALMAAVGPIKAVDTGKQKAQHVPLPPDLDVHEIHGMMRAIDAAYHLNHRQNGEAMLDIRSGRMVDIIGHYTYRGRLDTENSIVMECENPYPCDLDQGILLGFARRFEARAVVEHAPGPCRREGAESCVYHVTWW; the protein is encoded by the coding sequence TTGTCTTCGCGTTCGTCGACTTCGCAGCGTGCGTTCGCACGCATCGGAACGGTGGTCCACCAATGCCGGATCGATCGCTTGATCGGAATCGGCGGTACGGCCGTTGTCTATGCGGCGACCCGAGACGATGGTCAGCGCGTGGCGATCAAGTTTCTTCTGGAGCGCTTTCATGATGACGCCCATATGGTCCGGCTCTTTAGCCAGGAGGCCAATGTGGCCAATCAGGTGCCGCATCGCGCGGCCGTGCCGGTGCTCGACTGCAGCGTCGACGAGAGTGGTTGCGCCTTTCTGATCATGCCGCTGCTCGAGGGCGAAACGGTTCGCTCGCGGTGGGAGTACGGGGGCCACCGCATGCCGCTCGCCGACGTCGGGGTGATCGTGTCGGATACACTCGACGTGCTGGAGAGCGCACACGCCATCGGCATCGTTCATCGCGATATCAAACCGGACAATCTCTTCATCGTCGCGGATGGCGAAGTTCGAGTGCTCGATTTTGGAATTGCCCGGCGTACGGGGCGCGACGGCAGTGCGACCTTGACGGGCCACACGATTGGCTCGCCTGCCTTCATGTCGCCCGAGCAGGCTCTCGGGGATCGCCACGCCGTCGGGCCTGCGAGCGACATTTGGTCGGCCGGTGCCACGATGTTCACGCTCTTGTCGGGTCAATTCGTGCACGAGAGCGAGAGCGGCGCCGGACAGCTCGCGGCGGCGGCAACCCGCCAGGCCCGTTCACTCGGCGACGTGGCGTCGGACTTGGCGCCGTCCATCGTGCGGTTCGTCGACAAGGCACTCTCGTCGGACCCCAAAGATCGATGGCCTTCGGCGCGTGCGATGCGTGCCGCGCTGCATGCGAGTCTCGAGGGCGCCGTGAACGAGCCGATGGAGGCCATCACCGCGCGCGTGCGTGCGAAGTTTGCGATGGATCTGGCGCAGCGGACGGAACCCATCCACGCCAAACAGCCACGGCAGGAATTGAAATCGCGCTCGAAGAGTCCCCCTCGCCCATGGATGCGATTCGTGCATCCGGACATCGAGGTGAAGGCCTACCTGCCGAAATTTTTCGGCGCCATGACGGCCACCGCGAACCGCATCCTCGCGGACCACGGCCTTGGCGAATTCGCGGACACGGGATGGTTCATTCCCGACACGCGCCCGTGGTGGCCGATGGAGCCTTACATTCTCGTGATTCACGCCCTCATGGCGGCGGTCGGCCCCATCAAAGCGGTCGACACCGGCAAGCAGAAAGCGCAGCACGTGCCTCTTCCGCCCGATCTCGACGTGCACGAGATTCACGGGATGATGCGCGCCATCGATGCCGCATACCATTTGAACCATCGCCAGAATGGCGAGGCAATGCTCGATATCCGGTCCGGCCGCATGGTGGATATCATTGGTCATTACACCTATCGAGGTCGGCTCGACACGGAGAACTCCATCGTCATGGAGTGCGAGAACCCATATCCCTGCGATTTGGACCAGGGCATCTTGCTCGGCTTCGCGCGGCGCTTCGAAGCGCGCGCGGTGGTGGAGCATGCGCCCGGCCCTTGTCGCAGGGAAGGCGCCGAGAGCTGCGTTTATCACGTAACCTGGTGGTGA
- a CDS encoding carboxylesterase family protein, producing the protein MKKDAWMGRVGLSLLVSYGTLAGCESSEDTRRPAPDAALTDGSLTDASLTDASLADVTDAGGTEETIATDKGPVTGTVANGIRSFLGIPYAAAPVDALRWKAPTEVRWTSPRAAKAFGPRCFGVSLLDPNTLRSGASEDCLSLNIASPVGASAKPVLVWLHGGGFIDGRGDDYPGAALASAGDIVVVTLNYRLGVLGTLGIPSADGGGNLGLLDQRFALEWIHRNIAAFGGDPAKITLAGQSAGAQAACTHAAMPGSRGLLSAILMESGSCDWVQTADQAAASANTVAKKLGCAGTGDAGTIDEACLRALPAETLLRGDRTVVYPIVDGKLLPVAPRAALAAGTFAKVPILAGFNANEGYFMVDGLYGALPLTSATDYENALNLLFGQLGPILRDQYPLASYGNDPRVALAAVLGDGLFECSTRHLVASSTSPAFTYVFRHAPSLATPKPVSAMHSVELPFIWGTPLPWTWWAQENAGVPSTSRELELAGQMKGYWRNFVRTGNPSPEPTREPLWSAWSPSTNDAMNFAGDATAIAPLAANPHCQLWDVVYGPH; encoded by the coding sequence ATGAAAAAAGATGCATGGATGGGTCGTGTGGGGCTGTCGCTCTTGGTCTCGTATGGGACGCTCGCCGGATGTGAAAGCAGCGAGGACACTCGGCGCCCGGCGCCGGATGCGGCATTGACCGATGGCTCGTTGACCGATGCCTCGTTGACGGATGCTTCCTTGGCCGACGTCACCGATGCCGGCGGGACGGAGGAGACGATCGCGACGGACAAGGGCCCCGTCACGGGAACCGTGGCGAACGGCATTCGCTCCTTCTTGGGAATTCCCTACGCAGCCGCACCGGTCGATGCACTCCGCTGGAAAGCGCCCACCGAGGTCCGCTGGACGAGCCCGCGGGCCGCAAAGGCCTTTGGTCCTCGCTGCTTCGGCGTGTCGCTCCTCGATCCGAATACACTGCGAAGCGGGGCGTCGGAGGATTGCCTCTCGCTCAACATCGCCTCGCCCGTCGGCGCGTCGGCAAAACCCGTCCTCGTTTGGCTTCATGGCGGTGGGTTCATCGATGGCCGTGGCGATGATTACCCGGGTGCGGCCCTGGCGAGCGCCGGTGACATCGTCGTGGTCACGCTCAATTATCGCCTTGGCGTTTTGGGAACGCTCGGCATTCCCTCGGCGGATGGCGGCGGCAACCTCGGGCTCCTCGATCAACGGTTTGCGCTGGAATGGATTCATCGAAACATCGCGGCGTTCGGAGGCGACCCGGCGAAGATCACGCTCGCAGGCCAGTCCGCCGGCGCGCAGGCGGCGTGCACCCATGCCGCCATGCCGGGTTCTCGAGGTTTGCTGAGCGCCATTCTCATGGAAAGTGGAAGCTGCGATTGGGTGCAGACCGCCGATCAGGCTGCCGCGTCCGCGAACACGGTCGCGAAGAAGCTGGGGTGCGCGGGCACCGGCGATGCTGGAACGATCGACGAAGCGTGCCTTCGGGCGCTGCCCGCGGAAACCTTGCTGCGCGGCGATAGGACCGTCGTCTACCCGATCGTGGATGGCAAGCTGCTTCCCGTTGCACCGCGCGCGGCGCTGGCCGCGGGAACCTTCGCCAAGGTGCCCATCTTGGCGGGGTTCAACGCCAACGAGGGCTACTTCATGGTGGACGGACTGTATGGCGCTCTGCCGCTCACCTCCGCCACCGATTACGAGAACGCGCTCAATCTTCTGTTTGGCCAGCTGGGGCCCATCCTTCGGGACCAGTACCCGTTGGCGTCGTACGGAAACGATCCACGGGTTGCGCTCGCGGCAGTCCTCGGCGATGGGCTCTTCGAGTGTTCCACGCGCCATCTCGTCGCCTCGAGCACTTCGCCGGCCTTCACCTACGTCTTCCGTCACGCGCCGTCGTTGGCGACGCCAAAGCCAGTGTCGGCCATGCACAGCGTCGAGCTTCCCTTCATTTGGGGAACTCCGTTGCCCTGGACGTGGTGGGCGCAGGAAAATGCCGGCGTTCCGAGCACGTCGCGCGAGCTCGAACTCGCGGGGCAAATGAAAGGCTACTGGCGGAATTTCGTTCGCACGGGAAACCCGAGCCCGGAGCCGACGCGCGAGCCTCTGTGGTCCGCGTGGTCTCCGTCGACGAATGACGCGATGAACTTCGCGGGCGATGCGACCGCGATCGCCCCGCTCGCTGCGAACCCGCATTGCCAACTATGGGACGTCGTATACGGACCACATTGA
- a CDS encoding acyl carrier protein, whose amino-acid sequence MDSLLSIDLLTTLEGFFGPISETAIEQYPTIAKLANHLCETRAQKSS is encoded by the coding sequence ATGGATTCGCTGCTCTCGATCGATTTGCTGACGACGCTGGAGGGGTTCTTCGGGCCGATCTCCGAGACGGCCATCGAGCAGTATCCGACCATTGCCAAGCTGGCGAATCACCTATGTGAGACGCGAGCGCAAAAATCTTCCTGA